The Perca fluviatilis chromosome 18, GENO_Pfluv_1.0, whole genome shotgun sequence genomic interval acacagtcatgtcttcacaaaaaaaaaaactagacacAGTTGCTTTGAAACCGCCAACTTGTTTGTATGCTCTTATCGAAAAATGCAGCAAAATAAGTGAGACCTCAATGATGGACATTGTTGAGTTGCTGTTatccctctctctttgtttctgtCCCTCTTTCCAGGCTGCAGCTGGCTGGTGATCGTAGCGGCTGTAGCGGCCTCTCTGAGCGGCTTGATGCTGGGCTATGAAATGGGCCTGACCTCTGGAGTCCTGCTGCAGCTGCGTgacttcctctccctctcctgccgGCAACAGGAACTGCTGGTCAGCTCCCTCCTGCTCGGCGCTCTCCTCATCTGCCTGGTCGGAGGTCCTATTCTGGATCGCTACGGCCGCCGCTGCTCTTTGCTCCTGAGTGCTGCCCTGGTGATCGGAGGGAGCATCGTGCTCATCGCAGTTACGTCACTTGTTGCACTCACACTGGGCCGGGTGATAGTCGGCATGGGAACATCGCTGTCAGGGACGGCAGCGTGTCTGTACATTGCAGAGATCTCACCGAGGGAGAGGAGGGGTCTTCTGGTGACGCTGTATGAGCTGATGTTGGTTGTGGGCGTAATGCTGGGATTTAGCTGTAGTTACGCTTTTGCTACTTTGCCCTATGGCTGGGCGTATACATTTGGACTAGTAATCCCCCCAGCGCTGCTACAGATCAGTGTACTTGTGTTCCTACCACCCAGTCCACGCTTTCTGGTCACCCAGGGGAAAGTGGAGCAGGCCAGGATAGTGCTGGCCAGAATGAGAGGTGGGGTTCAGGAGCATGTAGAAAAGGAGCTCAGAGACATCCAGGCAGGACTTAAAGAGGAATCAGAGCATAGTTTCTGGGAGTTGTTCAGTAGCAAGGCCAACTTGCGTTCCCGGCTGCTAACAGGTATGGCCTTAGTATTCCTTCAGCAGGCTACTGGTCAGCCCAACATCCTCTCCTACGCTTCACCACTTTTCCGCAGTGTAGGCTTCAACAGTGATGCCGCAGCAACCTTGGCCTCCACAGGGTTTGGAGTTGTTAAAGTAGTTGGCACCATCCCAGCCGTGTTGCTGGTCGACCGCGTGGGAACCAAGAGCTTTTTGTGCGTGGGTGCTGTCGCAATGGGAATGTCGCTAGTTGCACTTGGTACATTGACACTGCAAAGCCACACTCATCTCACCAGCCTGTGTAAAAGCCACACTATACCAAATCACACAATTACGCCGTGGGATTTCAACCAAACCTCTATAGACTTGGACAACAGTGACATTTTTTCTGCTGACCTCCCCAGCCAATGGAACAGTGAGGAGGCACAGCTAACTAAACGAGAGGGTGATGGGATTGGGGAGCCAGGAGGAGGAAGTACTTCCTTTCTGAAGTGGGCATCATTGATCAGCTTGCTGGTGTTTGTGGCAGCCTTCTCCATTAGCCTTGGACCAAGtgagcacacacgcacgcacgcacaccagCAACAGTGGCAGGTGgataaaaaaagttaattttcaaCCCTGCTTTTAACATTGTTCTGTGAAGTACAAAGTACAACAATGGTTATAATACAATAACTAGTCCTAGGTAAAGTTTAGTTTGAAACACTCTCAGATACGTGTCTtggttttctttcctttccagTGGTGTACGTGGTTCTCAGTGAGATCTTTCCGATGGGAGTCAGAGGCAGGGCTGTGTCTGTGGTGTCGGCTGTAAACTGGGCCACTAACCTGCTCATCTCCATGACCTTCCTAACAATTACAGGTGCGTGTATGTGCGTCTTAGTGGTTGTATTGCATTAATTGCATGTTCAAGTGTATGCATTTGCTGAAGCTGTCAACTAGGGCAAGTTCACTAGTAGATCAGCACAGTGTTTCTGTTCTGCAAACAAATGACcggtaaacaaacattttatgtgTTCAATGTCATGCTAAACACGTTTACTTCCTGAAAAAAAGAGGTGTGTCTCACATTGTTGCTACTACTGGACTGTCACACTGTGTGCCTGCTGTGGAGTCATAATACTGTAGCAATCGCAAAACAGGAAGACCCATAAAACAGTTTGTCagtatttacagtttttctcagttgCTTTGGTACATGTCTAAGATCACAATTCAAATTCTCAAAACTACTTGTTCAATCTTAACATCATCCAGTCATTTGTGTGCATTATAAGAGCAATTTCTCATTCTTTTGAACACATTGCGAATGTTTTGACACATTAATGCAAATAATTATGTGCAATTGTCTGCTGTTATCTACGTTATCAATTGCTTATGGCATGTTGATCAAAGTGCATTATACTGGTTCTCTGTTGCATAGTCTTACCCCCAAAAACATCGGCATTAGTTCATTGCATAAATCATTACATGCAAAATTGTTGAACCAATTGTCATAATCTgccaaaaatattttatatacatttctattagactttttatatttataaatgtTTCCTGAATTGATGAATTGCTCTCAGGTGAATCTGGACTTTTACTAATAATAGGGATTGTGTGAAGCATTAGATCAACCAGTG includes:
- the slc2a12 gene encoding solute carrier family 2, facilitated glucose transporter member 12 isoform X3; this translates as MDPNSETEKMTSNPSETQKLAPPRGPGCSWLVIVAAVAASLSGLMLGYEMGLTSGVLLQLRDFLSLSCRQQELLVSSLLLGALLICLVGGPILDRYGRRCSLLLSAALVIGGSIVLIAVTSLVALTLGRVIVGMGTSLSGTAACLYIAEISPRERRGLLVTLYELMLVVGVMLGFSCSYAFATLPYGWAYTFGLVIPPALLQISVLVFLPPSPRFLVTQGKVEQARIVLARMRGGVQEHVEKELRDIQAGLKEESEHSFWELFSSKANLRSRLLTGMALVFLQQATGQPNILSYASPLFRSVGFNSDAAATLASTGFGVVKVVGTIPAVLLVDRVGTKSFLCVGAVAMGMSLVALGTLTLQSHTHLTSLCKSHTIPNHTITPWDFNQTSIDLDNSDIFSADLPSQWNSEEAQLTKREGDGIGEPGGGSTSFLKWASLISLLVFVAAFSISLGPSEHTRTHAHQQQWQWCTWFSVRSFRWESEAGLCLWCRL
- the slc2a12 gene encoding solute carrier family 2, facilitated glucose transporter member 12 isoform X1; translated protein: MDPNSETEKMTSNPSETQKLAPPRGPGCSWLVIVAAVAASLSGLMLGYEMGLTSGVLLQLRDFLSLSCRQQELLVSSLLLGALLICLVGGPILDRYGRRCSLLLSAALVIGGSIVLIAVTSLVALTLGRVIVGMGTSLSGTAACLYIAEISPRERRGLLVTLYELMLVVGVMLGFSCSYAFATLPYGWAYTFGLVIPPALLQISVLVFLPPSPRFLVTQGKVEQARIVLARMRGGVQEHVEKELRDIQAGLKEESEHSFWELFSSKANLRSRLLTGMALVFLQQATGQPNILSYASPLFRSVGFNSDAAATLASTGFGVVKVVGTIPAVLLVDRVGTKSFLCVGAVAMGMSLVALGTLTLQSHTHLTSLCKSHTIPNHTITPWDFNQTSIDLDNSDIFSADLPSQWNSEEAQLTKREGDGIGEPGGGSTSFLKWASLISLLVFVAAFSISLGPMVYVVLSEIFPMGVRGRAVSVVSAVNWATNLLISMTFLTITEKIGVSNVMFLYAAMSFVLLVFVILCVPETKGRTLEEISKELAKKKHFEVRLCRQVQPQESLIQGSSTSTEIPENV
- the slc2a12 gene encoding solute carrier family 2, facilitated glucose transporter member 12 isoform X2, which codes for MDPNSETEKMTSNPSETQKLAPPRGPGCSWLVIVAAVAASLSGLMLGYEMGLTSGVLLQLRDFLSLSCRQQELLVSSLLLGALLICLVGGPILDRYGRRCSLLLSAALVIGGSIVLIAVTSLVALTLGRVIVGMGTSLSGTAACLYIAEISPRERRGLLVTLYELMLVVGVMLGFSCSYAFATLPYGWAYTFGLVIPPALLQISVLVFLPPSPRFLVTQGKVEQARIVLARMRGGVQEHVEKELRDIQAGLKEESEHSFWELFSSKANLRSRLLTGMALVFLQQATGQPNILSYASPLFRSVGFNSDAAATLASTGFGVVKVVGTIPAVLLVDRVGTKSFLCVGAVAMGMSLVALGTLTLQSHTHLTSLCKSHTIPNHTITPWDFNQTSIDLDNSDIFSADLPSQWNSEEAQLTKREGDGIGEPGGGSTSFLKWASLISLLVFVAAFSISLGPMVYVVLSEIFPMGVRGRAVSVVSAVNWATNLLISMTFLTITEKIGVSNVMFLYAAMSFVLLVFVILCVPETKGRTLEEISKELAKK